ACCTCCAACGACAGCGCCGTGCGTCGAATCCGCCCAAGCGTTCTTTGTGTTGACTGCATGAACACACTGCTCTTGTGTTCGGCAACACAGACAAGAAATTCTACGAACCATGGCCCAATGATTTCGCTCAGAAGGCGACTTGGGGTACTGTCATCAAACTTGGTGCCATCGACGTAGACTTCGGCGGGCTCGTCAGAAATACGCCGAAATCTTCCCGGCACACTGGCGTTCACCCAACCCCATGCAGCCGCGGTGTCCCCAGGCACGAAATCGAAAATAGGCTCTTCTACCTCCTCCAGCAGCTGCTTTTTTACACCATCATGCTCATCATCGAAGTAAGGCACGATGTGTTCTTCGTTCGTCCTGGTGAAGACTCGAATTTCGTTGCCTGCTAACACCGGTACAGAAGTGCCCGCCTCAGGCGTACCTTTCTTGCGCGCGTTGATCCATAGATGTCTAAACCACTCCTGGAATCGTCGTACGTCCCGAATATCTGAGATCCCCCCGGACACTGATTCGATAAGTACGAGCAATGCTCGCCCAGCGTGCAGCTCATTATTGAACACCCCTAATTTCGCCTGACGTTGAAGCCATTCGAGCGATAGGGAGTCAATCTCCGCCGCCACTTGATGCGCCACGAACTCTACGAAGCGTGGAGGTCGTTCCTCCTCGCTGTTGAAGTACCATGCAGCTGACGGCTTAACAAACCGTAACTTACCTCCCGGCCCGAATCACCGGTAACCACTCAGCACCAGTCAGAAAAGCGTAAAGCGGCGTCGATATGCGATGTGTCTCTACTACGCCGGTGTCCGCCCGTACGGCACGGAAGCTAAGGTGTTCTTCACCAAACGCTTGCATAGCAATTGCAATCTGAACGGCATAGTCCCTCCGGACTTCGGCTGGGAAAAACTCACATTCACTCTGACCAGGAATACGCCAAGGCCGCAGTTCTGCCCGGTATTGGCGCGAGAAATACATTCGGGAGCAGTCCTGCGTTATTTGCGCCAGCCAGTGGGAGCGCAACGCTTCGGTAAATCTGGACAACTCGCGCGTAACGATTACTGGTAAACCAGCGGGATAGCCAATGGGTCCTGAGGTGATGGTCTCACCGCCAATGGGTCGCAGGCAATCAACCACTCCGCTGGCTTTGAGAAACCGAACCCAATCGGATTGAGCCCCATAACGAATTGGCCATGCAACGAATTCAAGTAGCAGACGCGCCATGGAAACCTTCATGTCGTCAGAATCATCGGCAGTGATCTGCAACAACGCTTGCAACTTGCTGCCATTCGGCACATCCCACCCAGCGCCGAACATTGCTGTTTTGGCGTCAACCCAGCCGTTAGCTGTAGGCACAAAGAAATCAGCCGAGCGCGTTTCCTTGTCTGAAAGTGACCGGCCACTGCTCCATAACCGAAAGGCCCATTCGAGCGCCTGTTCACGTGCTCGGTCGGGACCGGATGAGCGAGTCACTCCAGCAAGTGTACGAAGTACGTCGCGGGTGTCGTACTCCCGGACCAGCTTGCCGGCGATGAGGAATGAGCGACCAGACCGATAGCCGCCATCATCCTTCAACCAGGGTATATCCCGGCTCAACAATGCGAACCCTTTACGCAACGTTGCGGGGAGTTGCTCTAAGGGCAAGGATCGCTTACTAGCGTCATCGTCGACATCAGCATCGACCGCCAGCACCGGCGCGAAATAGACATCCGCTGCCCTCCGACTACGGCCGGAACTATTGCTCACAGGCAGTTCACTGCTAATTAAGTCGCCACTTACGCTGAGCAGAAACTTCTTACCGTAAAGTTTCGGAGCATGCCCCGCCATTACTGTAGACACTTCATCATAGAAGTCGGCCCACCACTCCGGAGTAGCGGTCTGCTCATGCATTTTAACCGCAATGGTCTCGACCCAGTGTGCGACAACAGTGGCGGGCGGTTTGAAGTCTACATGTCTAAGTCGTACATAAAACTGATCCAGTGCTGCTCTCTGAGCCACCGTAAGTGAATCGACTAAAACCCGCCCGCCACCGATCTCGCAAACAGACTTGGTGGATAGGCATGCGTTGCGCGGAGCTACCCAAGAATAGGTATCCTTGGGCGATGCCCAAGAAATCGTGTCGTCTTGCCCACGTACAGGGAGAAACTCTCGATTGAGAATGCCTTGACCGTCGTCGCCCATGCCGTCCTTCAACACAGTTTGATACGCTTCGTCCCAGCACAAAAGACTTACGACCGCACTTGGCGCCTGGGACCATCCACTCCTGACCAAAAAGTCTATTAGTTGGCAACTCAACCAGGCGGACGACCGCATAAAGAGATCGTTTAGACCAATCGACAGATCGACAGATCGACGATCCATTTTCGTGTAAAAGTTGGCGTTGATATACCCGGCGAACGGTGCTTTGCCTTCCGATCCGAGCGGCAGAAAGCAATACAGTCTTCCTGACTCCAAGGGCGTACCTAGCGGGACGGCTATACTGATCCGAGCGGTACCATCCCAGTCCCTCCAACTCTCTGGTATCTCGCTTTTCTCAAGACTAGCTTGCAACGCCTGACCGAACAGCGTGTCATCGATGTCCCAATGAGCCGCGACAAACTCCCTTTTGCCGAGGCGCAGCTGAGCCACAGTAATTGGGGAGTTCCCCTTATGAGCCTTAGGATCTAGTGTCCAAGTCGCCTCCACTGACCGCTCCAACACAAAAGGCTCGTCCATTCCAGAATCGAGAGAAATACGTCCGACCCGATCCAGAAACAGGTTAAGCGGTGTAGTAAGGCTCATCAGCACTTCAAGCTGTGTTCGCACGGTTTGGAGTGCCTCTGGTGATTTCAGAGGTAAGCGGACAACGGTGGCAAAGCCAGCTTCGGCAAATCGCGTGACGTTGACACCAGGTTCAGTGGGAACAGGTACATGCCAGCAAGGCAGGTTACTTGCCATCTCTTGAGCGACTTCGTCCGATTGGACATCCACGTGAGCACGCAGGTCATCGATTGTTGCGAAGCGGAAGCAAAATCCATCGAAGGTGCTGCTTCCACCTTCGCCTTGAACTGAATAGATTTCAGGCCAACTACAAATCTGCAAAACACTTCGAAACCCGAGTCCTTTATTGCCAATTCCCACATTGACCGGTTTGCTACTCAGAGCAATGTTGGTGATCGCCTTTAAGTTTTTACTGGCGAAGCCTGCGCCGCGATTCGCAACGTAAAGGCATCCTTGGCCTTCCGTGGCGTCCAGCACTATGGCGATCTCACCATCTGTGCGTGATGGCGCGTGCGCGTCATGGGCGTTCTGGATAAGCTCAACTAAAAAACGGTTACCGTAGTCGTCCGAGACAAACTGTGACATGTTCCGAACGCTCTGATACAGGCTAGGATCGCTGCGTGCATTCAGGTAGTTCGAGATACGTTGATGCATTAGCTTAGCGATTGACTTCGCAGGAGAGAATTCCTGATCGTCAGCGGGCACTTCAAGTCCTAAAGCCATACAGCACGTTCCTCCTTGTCTTTTGCACCGCACAACGGTCTATTGAACCGTACCCACTTTCCATTCTCAGCCCATCGAGTATCGCATACGCTGCACCTGAACAATGGCCGCTCACGATATTTGAAGACGCGCGCTCGTATTTCTTCCCAAGCCTTGCAGACGCCGGAGTTCCTATTTGGAGCATCTTTGGTTGAACAGTGCGGACAATGAGCCGTCCACAGAAAATCTCAGCACTCCGGTTAGCCGTAGTATTCTTGTCAATATTGCGCGAACGCTGTGGATATCTGGATCAGTTTCAAGTCAGTAGATTTAAACTCGATCTTGCACTTCAACGCGTGAACCAACTGCAAGGCTTTCATGCCTACAAACGAACAACAACCGAACGGCAGGATAAACCAAGACCTTGAATCAATGGCGCATTGGCCCTGCACCAACAAATAGGACTGGTGCGGCGACACCACTAACATTTGGGCTCAGAGAAAATGGCATCACCAATGCTGCTACTCAGGACCTAAGCGCCACATGATCGGAAAAGCCGAACGCCGAACTGTTTATCAAGACTCTGAGTATTGATTATTAGCCACACAAGAAAATTGAGAGACTGCTATTTCATTCGAGCACGATAGACGGCGCATTGTTATTAGCTCCGACGCATACTCTTCAAATTTTAATCCAGATGTTAGCTAAAATTTAAAAAACTCATCTAACCTGGATGTACCGAATTGCTAGTTACTCAGACAGCGCTTAAATACTGAATACGAATGTAAGAAACACTCTAGAGGAAGATAACGTACGTGCTCACGCCCCAGCAAGCCACACCCATCATATATCTCTCTAATATTTTAGCTTACCATTGTACGCAGCGCATTCAAACTAGATGACTCCAGACAAACTGGCGCCCTGTAGAATTAGCGAGAATACTTACTAGAAAGGTTCACCTTGCTAGACGCTAGCTCTGTCAACGCCTGGACCCTTAACCCCTTAATATTTTTAACATCAACGTCGTAATTCAAAACAACCTCATTCTTGAGACGTGCAGCCTCGCCTGTATTTTGCTCTTTTTCTGCAAAATATAGTCGTTTCCGAATTTCGATTGCAGCTTGATGGTAGTTATCCAATGCCTTGGCTGCATTGTCCTCACCTTGTGCCTCAAGCAAAAAAATTCCTCGCTTAATAGATCTATGCTCTAAAAGAACCGTGTCAGACGCATTATTCACCTGTACAGAAATATCAGAGACTATAGAAACAAGCTGCAAATCGTCCCGAAATTTTTTGTAGCTTAACG
The genomic region above belongs to Pseudomonas azotoformans and contains:
- a CDS encoding sacsin N-terminal ATP-binding-like domain-containing protein, with translation MALGLEVPADDQEFSPAKSIAKLMHQRISNYLNARSDPSLYQSVRNMSQFVSDDYGNRFLVELIQNAHDAHAPSRTDGEIAIVLDATEGQGCLYVANRGAGFASKNLKAITNIALSSKPVNVGIGNKGLGFRSVLQICSWPEIYSVQGEGGSSTFDGFCFRFATIDDLRAHVDVQSDEVAQEMASNLPCWHVPVPTEPGVNVTRFAEAGFATVVRLPLKSPEALQTVRTQLEVLMSLTTPLNLFLDRVGRISLDSGMDEPFVLERSVEATWTLDPKAHKGNSPITVAQLRLGKREFVAAHWDIDDTLFGQALQASLEKSEIPESWRDWDGTARISIAVPLGTPLESGRLYCFLPLGSEGKAPFAGYINANFYTKMDRRSVDLSIGLNDLFMRSSAWLSCQLIDFLVRSGWSQAPSAVVSLLCWDEAYQTVLKDGMGDDGQGILNREFLPVRGQDDTISWASPKDTYSWVAPRNACLSTKSVCEIGGGRVLVDSLTVAQRAALDQFYVRLRHVDFKPPATVVAHWVETIAVKMHEQTATPEWWADFYDEVSTVMAGHAPKLYGKKFLLSVSGDLISSELPVSNSSGRSRRAADVYFAPVLAVDADVDDDASKRSLPLEQLPATLRKGFALLSRDIPWLKDDGGYRSGRSFLIAGKLVREYDTRDVLRTLAGVTRSSGPDRAREQALEWAFRLWSSGRSLSDKETRSADFFVPTANGWVDAKTAMFGAGWDVPNGSKLQALLQITADDSDDMKVSMARLLLEFVAWPIRYGAQSDWVRFLKASGVVDCLRPIGGETITSGPIGYPAGLPVIVTRELSRFTEALRSHWLAQITQDCSRMYFSRQYRAELRPWRIPGQSECEFFPAEVRRDYAVQIAIAMQAFGEEHLSFRAVRADTGVVETHRISTPLYAFLTGAEWLPVIRAGR